The DNA sequence ACCCTAGCTGATGATACAGTCGGCGCGCATTGGTATTATTTTCCAACACATGGAGACAAATTTCGGGATAGCCCCAATCTAAAGCAATCCGCTCACAAACGCCCAGGAGCTGTTTGGCTACCCCCTGTCGTCGATAATGGGGCTGCACCGCTAAGTT is a window from the Candidatus Obscuribacterales bacterium genome containing:
- a CDS encoding GNAT family N-acetyltransferase, with protein sequence NLAVQPHYRRQGVAKQLLGVCERIALDWGYPEICLHVLENNTNARRLYHQLGFRLQRADTSVGSMLLKRPQQLMMSKALTPSS